The following DNA comes from Clostridia bacterium.
GAGTGATCCAGGCATCGCAGAGCAGGGCTTTGCCGGAGTATACTACGGTGTTGATCGCATTTCTATCGATCGCGTACATGATAGCCTGACGGACCTTGATATCCGAGAACGCCGCGTGCGGCTTTGAGAGGTTATTTGGATCCCAGAAGTTCAGGTACAGCAGGTCGGGCGCAACAGTTGGCGTGAAGCTCACGTTGAACTGGTCTCCATGCTCCGATGCGAGTTTCAGAGCGTCACGCAAGGTGAGAGTGTACCGGCCGAAGTCTATGTCTCCCTTTATGACTGCCGCATTGACCACGCTGGAATCGGGGATTATCTTGATGAGTATCTTGTCAATGTTTGGCCGGCCCATATAGTAGCCGTCGAATGCCTCAAGGAGCACGTACTCGCCGCGCTTGTACTCCTTAAGCTTGAACGGCCCGGACATAATGGGCTTGTTGGTCACTTCCTGAACGAACTTGTTCCAATCGCCGCTCTTCTTCGCCTCATTGTACAGCGGCTCGAATAGGTGCTTCGGCAACTGGAACCATCCGTAGTAGTACGAGTAGACTGATGAACCCAGGAACGCGCTGGAGTCCACCTTATCCAGGTAGATCTTGAACGTGTACTTATCTAGAAGCTGGGCTTTTGTGACGTTCTTTTCGAAGTAGTTCGCCGAGACGGGCACATCTGTGTCCTGCATCACCTTGAGCTGGAACAGAGCGTCCTCCGCGGTGATGTCCTTGCCATCATGCCACTTCATGCCCTTGCGTACTTCAAAAGTGACTTCCATCTTTCCATCGCTGGCTATCTTGATCAGCCCGTTCTCGAGAGACGGAAGGCGCTTGATCATCCTCGGGAAGTAGAATCCGTCCTGATCGGATCCTGTATTGCCATCGCCGATGATGTTGCAGATGGTCCACGTTGCTCCCGATGATGTTACTATCGTGTTGAATCCCGGGGGCTCTGCTGTGAAGGCAGTGACGATAGTGCCTCCACGCTTGGGCGGGTTGGCCATCATGTATACGGCCTTCGCAACCTCGCGCCTGGTGGCTGCCTCTAGTGGCGCTGAGAGGCGCCCAAGGCGGTAGCCGAGTATCTGTCGATCAGATCTGTAGGCAAGCGTCATGGCGCCTACGGCATACGCCGGCACTTTCTCCTCATCATTTGCGGAAAGCACGGGCTCCTTTATGGAACTGGCTTCGCCCGCCAGGCCGAGCGCGTTGGTAGCCCAGACTGCCATGTCGGCGCGCTTCACGGGCGCCTGGGGGTCGAATTTCTTGGTGGACGGGACAGCAATCACATTCGCCTTGACCAAACCCTCAACATATGGATAGCTGGGATCTGACGCTTTGAGATCAGTGAAGCTAGGAGAGGCTGGTTTCACGGTCTGGATGCCTCGTGCCTTAGCCAGAACCGTAGCGAAGTCTGCGCGAGTGACCGTTTTGTCAGGTTCGAACACCTTGCCCTGCGTGGGCGCGAGCAGACCCTTGCTCACAA
Coding sequences within:
- a CDS encoding ABC transporter substrate-binding protein; amino-acid sequence: MDTVRGQKALSRWLLALMTLSVLVLCALAGNAAPSVLPQDIASDDRDAAAIEFVVSKGLLAPTQGKVFEPDKTVTRADFATVLAKARGIQTVKPASPSFTDLKASDPSYPYVEGLVKANVIAVPSTKKFDPQAPVKRADMAVWATNALGLAGEASSIKEPVLSANDEEKVPAYAVGAMTLAYRSDRQILGYRLGRLSAPLEAATRREVAKAVYMMANPPKRGGTIVTAFTAEPPGFNTIVTSSGATWTICNIIGDGNTGSDQDGFYFPRMIKRLPSLENGLIKIASDGKMEVTFEVRKGMKWHDGKDITAEDALFQLKVMQDTDVPVSANYFEKNVTKAQLLDKYTFKIYLDKVDSSAFLGSSVYSYYYGWFQLPKHLFEPLYNEAKKSGDWNKFVQEVTNKPIMSGPFKLKEYKRGEYVLLEAFDGYYMGRPNIDKILIKIIPDSSVVNAAVIKGDIDFGRYTLTLRDALKLASEHGDQFNVSFTPTVAPDLLYLNFWDPNNLSKPHAAFSDIKVRQAIMYAIDRNAINTVVYSGKALLCDAWITPLHMMRDALADSRVAKYPYNPAKAKALLAEAGWKLGKDGVLEKGGVKFKYTLLGTAGSKDTEMSEQLIQKMLKDVGIAITIDNKPANVVIGDLMPHRQFDMSLVGWGYGVSDEAANYWDSELTPSDDNAWGGVNQVGWINAENDRLIRKAAATLDPAAKTELYVKHLVQWTTELPVIPLVAAPANHFAKKNIKSFDSGYDNGLGWIIQNWYIQN